The following proteins come from a genomic window of Actinopolyspora saharensis:
- a CDS encoding dihydroorotase yields the protein MDGVTPSETFDLLIRGARVVTGDGVRRLDVAVSAGRVARLLEPGTEAVAASTIPAQGRYLLPGLIDSHVHFRTPGLTHKEDWAHGSRAAVAGGITTVIDMPNTQPPLFDPSDAHDKHAEIAGTSLVDYRFHAGVDPSGLERLERFTPREATSAKAFLAGHHTAPNVLRDAESLEGLFRRGADNGLRLLFHAEDSEVFDLLDQWHGVPGRYRDYERLRPRSGGVVAVAKLIELVRRYGTPIHVLHVSSREEADLLSAARAAGLPVSFEVTAHHLSFTAEDTERMGARIRLSPAIRDRTDQERLWSAVIDGEASCLGSDHAPHELSDKVRSPEDAPPGLPGVQELFPALFTGLRRRLPQRHTDELLRVAVRLLGEGPAGMFGLERKGEIRPGADADLVVFDPDANWMLDEEGVRSRCGWSAYQGWTFTGRVERTIRAGRTVFSRDRAGAAWFGEPDGVWLDERGAGESATDPGTANLVGSEHR from the coding sequence ATGGACGGTGTGACTCCGAGCGAGACGTTCGACCTGCTGATTCGCGGTGCCCGCGTGGTCACCGGAGACGGTGTGCGACGGCTGGACGTCGCCGTTTCGGCGGGACGAGTCGCCAGGCTGCTGGAACCGGGGACCGAGGCGGTCGCCGCGAGCACGATCCCGGCGCAGGGACGATACCTGCTTCCCGGCCTGATCGACTCCCACGTGCACTTCCGGACACCCGGTCTCACGCACAAGGAGGACTGGGCGCACGGTTCCCGCGCGGCCGTGGCCGGCGGGATCACGACCGTGATCGACATGCCGAACACCCAGCCACCCCTGTTCGACCCCTCGGACGCCCACGACAAGCACGCGGAGATCGCGGGCACCAGTCTCGTCGACTACCGCTTTCACGCGGGGGTGGACCCGTCGGGGCTGGAACGACTGGAGCGGTTCACCCCGAGGGAGGCCACTTCCGCGAAGGCCTTCCTGGCCGGGCACCACACCGCCCCGAACGTGCTCCGTGACGCGGAGTCCCTGGAGGGGCTGTTCCGCAGGGGAGCCGACAACGGGCTCCGGTTGCTGTTCCACGCGGAGGACAGCGAGGTCTTCGACCTGCTCGACCAGTGGCACGGCGTCCCGGGGCGCTACCGCGACTACGAGCGGCTGCGGCCGCGAAGCGGTGGTGTGGTGGCGGTCGCCAAGCTGATCGAGCTGGTGCGCAGGTACGGCACACCCATCCACGTGCTGCACGTTTCGTCCCGGGAGGAGGCCGACCTGCTCAGCGCCGCACGCGCCGCCGGACTGCCGGTGAGTTTCGAGGTCACCGCGCACCACCTCTCCTTCACCGCCGAGGACACGGAACGCATGGGGGCCCGCATCAGGCTAAGCCCGGCGATCAGGGACAGGACCGATCAGGAAAGGCTCTGGTCGGCGGTGATCGACGGCGAGGCCTCCTGCTTGGGCAGTGACCACGCGCCGCACGAGCTCTCCGACAAGGTCCGCTCACCCGAGGATGCCCCGCCCGGCCTCCCCGGGGTGCAGGAGCTGTTCCCCGCCCTGTTCACCGGGCTGCGCAGGCGGTTGCCGCAGCGGCACACCGACGAGCTGCTGCGCGTCGCCGTCCGGTTGTTGGGCGAGGGCCCCGCGGGAATGTTCGGGCTGGAGCGGAAGGGGGAGATCCGGCCGGGTGCCGACGCCGATCTGGTCGTGTTCGATCCCGACGCGAACTGGATGCTCGACGAGGAGGGAGTCCGGTCACGCTGCGGCTGGTCGGCTTACCAGGGGTGGACGTTCACCGGTCGGGTCGAGCGGACCATCCGTGCCGGGCGCACGGTGTTCAGCCGCGATCGAGCGGGAGCGGCGTGGTTCGGCGAACCCGACGGCGTCTGGCTGGACGAGCGGGGAGCGGGGGAGTCCGCGACCGACCCCGGTACCGCGAACCTCGTTGGGAGTGAGCATCGTTGA
- a CDS encoding glycoside hydrolase family 31 protein → MLESREGGRVLEVRVRHEVIRIEPWGRDGLRVRVGRHGVVDDVPGALLTPRERPDVDVLIERDHGRIVNGALAAVVELVPTDTGLVPVLAFRRGDTGAELLGERRAHFWWPGPRSFFEHGGGYGRLEQRFHAYEDEKLFGLGQHTHGRLDQKGLVLDLVQRNGEVSIPFLVSSRGYGLLWNTPGVGRVELAENGTRWVADSARGIDYWVTAGDGPAEIMERYAEATGHPPMLPEWASGFWQSKLRYRDQEELLSVAREHKRRGLPMSVIVTDFFHWTHLGDWRFDPAEWPDPDGMVRELEELGIRLMVSIWPSVSPLSENFPEMRDNGLLVDTERGVPVHAPWHDKGFGTAMPVAFYDPTNPRARDFVWERVKRNYYDKGIRAFWLDACEPELQPGHPHNLSFHAGPGSEVANVYPREGARAFHEGSRAAGDDEVVLLCRSAWAGSQRYGAALWSGDIPATWDSLRAQVRAGLNVALSGIPWWTTDIGGFHGGDPDSPEYRELVVRWFQYGAFCPLFRLHGVREPRMPFGPDMTGGPNEVWSYGDEALELIGETLWLRERLRPYLSEQMRVAHESGVPPMRPLFVDFPADERAWLVEDGFLLGPDLLVAPVLHAGHRDREVYLPAGAVWTDAWTGQRHTGGAVVTVDAPLGRIPVFLRDDAEVPVRG, encoded by the coding sequence ATGCTGGAAAGCCGCGAGGGCGGGCGAGTGCTCGAGGTGCGGGTGCGGCACGAGGTGATCCGGATCGAGCCGTGGGGCCGGGACGGCCTGCGGGTGCGGGTGGGCCGGCACGGCGTGGTCGACGATGTCCCCGGGGCGCTGCTCACTCCCCGGGAGCGGCCCGATGTGGACGTGCTGATCGAGCGGGATCACGGGCGGATCGTCAACGGTGCGCTGGCCGCGGTGGTCGAGCTCGTGCCCACCGACACCGGTCTGGTTCCGGTGCTGGCGTTCCGGCGCGGTGACACGGGCGCGGAGCTGCTCGGCGAGCGGCGCGCCCACTTCTGGTGGCCGGGCCCGCGGTCGTTCTTCGAGCACGGCGGTGGCTACGGCAGGTTGGAGCAGCGGTTCCACGCCTACGAGGACGAGAAGCTGTTCGGGCTCGGCCAGCACACGCACGGCAGGCTGGACCAGAAGGGGCTGGTGCTGGACCTGGTGCAGCGCAACGGCGAGGTCTCGATCCCGTTCCTGGTGTCCAGCCGTGGCTACGGGCTGCTGTGGAACACGCCCGGTGTGGGCCGGGTGGAGCTGGCCGAGAACGGGACCCGGTGGGTGGCCGACTCCGCGCGGGGCATCGACTACTGGGTGACCGCGGGCGACGGTCCGGCGGAGATCATGGAGCGCTACGCCGAGGCCACCGGTCATCCGCCGATGCTGCCGGAGTGGGCCAGTGGGTTCTGGCAGTCGAAGCTGCGCTACCGCGACCAGGAGGAGCTGCTGTCGGTGGCCCGCGAGCACAAGCGGCGGGGGCTGCCGATGTCGGTGATCGTGACCGACTTCTTCCACTGGACGCACCTGGGGGACTGGCGGTTCGACCCGGCCGAGTGGCCGGACCCGGACGGGATGGTGCGCGAGCTGGAGGAGCTGGGCATCAGGTTGATGGTCTCGATCTGGCCGTCGGTGAGCCCGTTGAGCGAGAACTTCCCGGAGATGCGGGACAACGGGCTGCTGGTGGACACCGAGCGCGGGGTTCCGGTGCACGCCCCGTGGCACGACAAGGGGTTCGGCACGGCGATGCCGGTCGCCTTCTACGACCCGACCAACCCGCGTGCGCGGGACTTCGTGTGGGAGCGGGTCAAGCGCAACTACTACGACAAGGGGATTCGGGCGTTCTGGTTGGACGCCTGCGAGCCGGAGCTGCAACCCGGCCACCCGCACAACCTGAGCTTTCACGCCGGTCCGGGCTCGGAGGTCGCCAACGTCTACCCGCGGGAGGGGGCGCGGGCCTTCCACGAGGGCAGCCGCGCCGCCGGTGACGACGAGGTGGTGCTGCTGTGCCGCTCGGCGTGGGCGGGAAGCCAGCGCTACGGGGCGGCGCTGTGGTCGGGTGACATCCCGGCCACGTGGGACTCGCTGCGGGCGCAGGTGCGGGCCGGGCTCAACGTGGCGCTGTCGGGGATCCCGTGGTGGACCACCGACATCGGCGGTTTCCACGGCGGGGATCCGGACTCGCCCGAGTACCGGGAGCTGGTGGTGCGCTGGTTCCAGTACGGGGCGTTCTGCCCGCTGTTCCGGTTGCACGGTGTGCGGGAGCCGCGGATGCCGTTCGGCCCGGACATGACCGGAGGGCCCAACGAGGTGTGGTCCTACGGGGACGAGGCGCTGGAGCTGATCGGTGAGACGTTGTGGCTGCGCGAGCGGTTGCGGCCCTATCTGAGCGAGCAGATGCGCGTGGCCCACGAGAGCGGGGTGCCGCCGATGCGTCCGCTGTTCGTGGACTTTCCCGCCGACGAGCGGGCCTGGCTGGTCGAGGACGGTTTCCTGCTCGGGCCGGATCTGCTGGTCGCCCCGGTGCTGCACGCCGGGCACCGGGATCGCGAGGTCTACCTTCCCGCCGGTGCCGTGTGGACGGACGCCTGGACCGGGCAGCGGCACACCGGGGGTGCGGTGGTGACGGTGGACGCTCCGCTGGGGCGGATTCCCGTGTTCCTGCGCGACGACGCCGAGGTGCCGGTGCGCGGGTGA
- a CDS encoding GH12 family glycosyl hydrolase domain-containing protein, which yields MRLPRLVTVAVAVLATLGLGAGAAYAAVWESSEKFATWSDGDYIVRNNIWGSGAGSQTIWANSHGDWGVTADHPNTGGVKSYPHVGRTVDESVGAIDGLSSEFAVTAPEAGSYATAYDIWVNNHDYEIMLWMNQHGAVGPIGSRVDTVEVGGHRWDVHRGSNGSNEVFSFVRTGDTSSGTVDVEAVLDWIVQRGWFDSGATVGEVQFGFEITSSSGGLDFATSRYSLSAG from the coding sequence ATGCGATTACCCAGGTTGGTCACCGTGGCCGTGGCCGTGCTGGCCACGCTCGGGCTCGGTGCGGGCGCGGCTTACGCGGCCGTGTGGGAGTCGTCGGAGAAGTTCGCGACCTGGTCCGATGGTGACTACATCGTGCGCAACAACATCTGGGGCAGTGGTGCCGGGTCCCAGACGATCTGGGCGAACTCCCACGGTGACTGGGGAGTGACGGCCGATCATCCGAACACCGGCGGGGTCAAGTCCTACCCGCACGTGGGCAGGACCGTGGACGAGTCGGTCGGCGCGATCGACGGGTTGAGCAGCGAGTTCGCCGTCACCGCGCCGGAGGCGGGCTCGTACGCCACCGCCTACGACATCTGGGTCAACAACCACGACTACGAGATCATGCTGTGGATGAACCAGCACGGTGCCGTCGGGCCCATCGGGTCCCGGGTGGACACCGTCGAGGTCGGTGGGCACCGGTGGGACGTGCACCGGGGCTCGAACGGCTCCAACGAGGTGTTCTCCTTCGTGCGCACCGGTGACACGAGCTCGGGGACGGTGGACGTCGAGGCGGTGCTGGACTGGATCGTCCAGCGCGGCTGGTTCGACTCCGGTGCCACGGTGGGTGAGGTCCAGTTCGGATTCGAGATCACCTCGTCCAGCGGTGGGCTGGACTTCGCCACCAGCCGCTACTCGTTGAGCGCGGGCTGA
- a CDS encoding VOC family protein: MITTDFAAGAPCWLDLGVPDPAGAQDFYGAVFGWRFESMDPEGNRYGVFRSRGKVVAGLGSLDEEGARPAWMIYFNAADADEVAGRVRRAGGGVRVEPFDADGQARLAQFTDPLGAEFAVWQPRGSRGLEAVDESGSLMWVELFTTDSAAAVEFYGSLFGWSTREVPMPDGQGAYSIIRPAGGEENRAHGGIVQVGADFFDQHAGKPYFHPVFATADCDAAVARVSDGGGIVNMGPESTEGVGRLAVCSDPFGADFVVLAPDPS; this comes from the coding sequence ATGATCACTACTGATTTCGCGGCCGGAGCACCGTGCTGGCTCGACCTGGGGGTGCCGGATCCGGCGGGTGCGCAGGACTTCTACGGGGCGGTGTTCGGCTGGCGGTTCGAGTCGATGGATCCGGAGGGCAACCGCTACGGGGTGTTCCGCTCGCGCGGCAAGGTCGTGGCGGGGCTGGGGTCGCTCGACGAGGAGGGGGCTCGCCCGGCCTGGATGATCTATTTCAACGCGGCCGATGCCGACGAGGTGGCCGGCAGGGTGCGCCGGGCAGGCGGTGGGGTTCGTGTGGAGCCGTTCGATGCCGACGGCCAGGCGCGACTGGCCCAGTTCACCGATCCGCTGGGGGCGGAGTTCGCGGTGTGGCAGCCTCGTGGCAGCCGGGGGCTGGAGGCGGTCGACGAGTCGGGCTCGTTGATGTGGGTCGAGTTGTTCACCACCGATTCGGCCGCCGCCGTGGAGTTCTACGGCTCGTTGTTCGGCTGGAGCACGCGGGAGGTGCCCATGCCCGATGGGCAGGGCGCGTATTCGATCATCCGCCCGGCGGGCGGGGAGGAGAACCGCGCGCACGGCGGGATCGTGCAGGTGGGGGCTGACTTCTTCGACCAGCACGCGGGCAAGCCGTATTTCCACCCGGTTTTCGCCACCGCCGACTGCGACGCGGCGGTGGCGCGCGTGAGTGACGGCGGCGGGATCGTGAACATGGGCCCGGAGAGCACGGAGGGGGTGGGCCGGCTGGCGGTGTGCTCCGATCCGTTCGGCGCCGACTTCGTGGTGCTGGCTCCCGATCCGAGCTGA
- a CDS encoding luciferase family protein, with protein MSTFNLPERPGPEPRTRGPVPHGQLDQTAPTHLQEELWGRMRSLAGVYVAPTHVPYPEARAIHLAQDFGTGSDDAFIKRAREFAHMHPVQDSSLHMTLPATVKKLVTEAGWGVPHPIQNTQLVYGPRDRDEIEVVWRILLRSYNYARGVESEV; from the coding sequence ATGTCCACGTTCAACCTGCCGGAGCGCCCCGGGCCGGAACCGCGCACCAGGGGGCCGGTACCACACGGCCAGCTCGACCAGACCGCACCGACCCACCTGCAGGAGGAGCTCTGGGGGCGGATGCGCTCGTTGGCGGGCGTCTACGTCGCCCCGACTCACGTCCCCTACCCGGAGGCGCGTGCGATCCACCTCGCCCAGGACTTCGGCACCGGTTCCGACGACGCCTTCATAAAACGGGCCAGGGAGTTCGCCCACATGCATCCAGTGCAGGACAGCAGCCTGCACATGACCCTGCCGGCCACGGTCAAGAAGCTGGTGACCGAGGCGGGCTGGGGCGTACCTCACCCGATCCAGAACACCCAGCTGGTCTACGGTCCCCGCGACCGTGACGAGATCGAGGTCGTGTGGAGGATCCTGCTGCGTTCCTACAACTACGCGCGTGGGGTCGAGAGCGAGGTGTGA
- a CDS encoding MarR family winged helix-turn-helix transcriptional regulator — MTVAANMPVDGVEATVQRWGAQRPDLDVSPIAVIGWLTTASRQIERRLSAVLTEYDLQSWEFDVLATLRTDGEPYEMCPGTIGGHLRVSNSAMTNRINRLEEAGLVERHFSPHNRRIIIIRLTEQGVEVTNRAMNAYLAEGRNALEALSREEVDQLCGLLRKLSTETTAESE, encoded by the coding sequence ATGACTGTCGCGGCGAACATGCCAGTGGACGGCGTCGAGGCGACCGTCCAGCGGTGGGGTGCTCAGCGCCCCGACCTCGACGTTTCTCCGATAGCCGTGATTGGGTGGCTGACCACCGCGTCCCGGCAGATCGAACGGCGCCTGTCCGCCGTGCTGACCGAGTACGATCTGCAGAGCTGGGAATTCGACGTGCTGGCCACGCTGCGGACCGACGGCGAGCCCTACGAGATGTGTCCTGGAACGATCGGGGGGCATCTGCGGGTTTCCAACAGTGCGATGACCAACCGGATCAACCGCCTGGAGGAGGCCGGGCTGGTTGAGCGGCACTTCAGCCCGCACAACCGGCGGATCATCATCATCCGGCTCACCGAACAGGGTGTCGAGGTGACCAACCGGGCGATGAACGCCTACCTGGCCGAGGGCAGGAACGCGCTCGAGGCGCTCAGCCGGGAGGAGGTCGACCAGCTTTGCGGCCTGCTTCGCAAGCTCAGCACCGAAACCACCGCCGAGTCGGAGTGA
- a CDS encoding flavin reductase family protein: protein MSRTVVTLDSGAPAREEPAHEELVAEFKEAMSSLAAGVCVVTTLNQHAEPIGFAASSVASVSVDPLLLLVCQAKSARSHGVFAECENFAVSVLAAEQRELAERFAKPVADRFSGSGFVAGGRRAPTHPDALARLQCRRVETVDAGDHSILLGRPVEISTTRGDPLVYQARRFRRVEPLTVASSGAGS from the coding sequence TTGAGCCGCACCGTCGTAACCCTCGATTCGGGAGCGCCCGCGCGCGAGGAACCGGCACACGAGGAACTGGTCGCCGAGTTCAAGGAGGCCATGTCCTCACTGGCCGCCGGAGTGTGCGTGGTGACCACGTTGAACCAGCACGCCGAGCCCATCGGTTTCGCGGCGAGCTCGGTTGCCTCGGTCTCGGTGGATCCGCTGCTGCTGCTGGTCTGCCAGGCCAAGTCGGCGCGTTCTCACGGTGTTTTCGCCGAGTGCGAGAACTTCGCGGTCAGCGTGCTGGCGGCGGAGCAGCGGGAGCTCGCGGAACGCTTCGCCAAACCGGTGGCGGACCGCTTCAGCGGTTCCGGGTTCGTGGCCGGTGGCCGGAGGGCGCCCACTCATCCGGATGCGCTGGCGCGGTTGCAGTGCCGCCGGGTCGAGACCGTGGACGCGGGGGACCACAGCATTCTGCTCGGCAGGCCGGTGGAGATCAGTACCACCCGTGGCGACCCGCTGGTCTACCAGGCGCGACGATTCCGCCGCGTCGAGCCGTTGACCGTCGCGAGCTCGGGAGCGGGATCATGA